AAAACGAATATTGGTGGGATATATGTTTTGGGTAAGATACAATAtgatgatataaaaaaaatatatttccagtATACCATAtaccataataataatatgtttgCCATATTAATTGCAGAAACTCTGACAAAGGTAAAGAATTATTACCAAAATTAAGATGGGCAACATTAGGGTACCATCATAACTgggatacaaaattatattctgaAACATCCAGGACAAAAATGCCTACTGAGATGTCTTTGTTGACTTCATTTTTAGCACAAACATTAGGTTTTAAAGATTTTAAGGCTGAAGCAGCAATTATTAACTATTATAGAATGAATTCGACTTTAGCGGGTCATACAGATCATTCTGAAGTTAATGTGGAAGCACCCTTATTCTCTATAAGTTTTGGTCAAActgcaatatttttaatcggaGGACTTACACAAGAGGATGCAGCTAATGCGATGTTTCTACGGAGTGGAGATATAATAGTGATGTCTGGAAAGTCTCGTCTAAGGTACCATGGCGTACCAAAAATTTTACCAACCGTTGATGCACCATGGGATGACGtagaaataaatgataataatcaGCACTGTATGTGGAATGGGAGTGATTGGTTCAAAGCAAAAACTTACATTTCTG
This genomic window from Bombus fervidus isolate BK054 chromosome 5, iyBomFerv1, whole genome shotgun sequence contains:
- the Alkb gene encoding alpha-ketoglutarate-dependent dioxygenase AlkB — its product is MFKDSFKYYKSRKPCPDLKDVIDLNNPDYNKVTDFSKRLHDEQCEYELGLRPVKDWEIFELRSIPGLIFIKNPFTTYGQRYWIIKCLKEYSREPHKLNLDAHNVLNKNEYWWDICFGNSDKGKELLPKLRWATLGYHHNWDTKLYSETSRTKMPTEMSLLTSFLAQTLGFKDFKAEAAIINYYRMNSTLAGHTDHSEVNVEAPLFSISFGQTAIFLIGGLTQEDAANAMFLRSGDIIVMSGKSRLRYHGVPKILPTVDAPWDDVEINDNNQHCMWNGSDWFKAKTYISEARINMNVRQVLKPGQLSLL